The following coding sequences are from one Triticum dicoccoides isolate Atlit2015 ecotype Zavitan chromosome 4A, WEW_v2.0, whole genome shotgun sequence window:
- the LOC119285439 gene encoding laccase-3-like — MEATAATRRLMGLCCCLSGVILLSFLLPGALAEERFYEFVVQETVVKRLCQTNRIITVNGQFPGPTIEVHNGDTLAIRAVNMAQYNVTLHWHGLRQLRNGWADGPEFVTQCPIRPGSSYTYRYTIQEQEGTLWWHAHSSWLRATVHGALIILPKRGMPYPFPKPDKEFPVVLAEWWRRDPIAVLRQSMVTGAPPNVSDTILINGQPGDFLPCSSQETSIIPVVAGETNLLRIINAAMNSELFVSLAGHKMTVVAADAVYTKPFETTVVLLGPGQTTDVLVTAHAAPGRYYLGARVYASAQNVPFDNTTATAVFQYKNAAGCPPTGAGAGLGGHTGLGRPRSSGNPGRAGPAPMFPMLPANNDTNTATGFSNLIRSPRPVKVPGPVTQEVFTTIGFGLFNCQPGPFCQGPNNTRFGASMNNVSFQLPNTVSLLQAHYHRIPGVFTEDFPARPPVVFDYTSQNVPRALWQPVKGTRLYRVKYGAVVQMVFQDTGIFAAEEHPMHIHGYHFYVLATGFGNYNPRRDEAKFNMVDPPSRNTIGVPVGGWAVVRFLADNPGVWLVHCHIDAHLTGGLAMALVVEDGKTELQTTMPPPLDLPVCGP, encoded by the exons ATGGAGGCGACCGCGGCGACGAGACGCCTCATGGGGCTCTGCTGCTGCCTCTCTGGTGTTATCCTGCTCTCCTTCCTGCTCCCCGGCGCACTGGCAGAGGAGCGATTCTACGAGTTCGTT GTCCAGGAGACGGTGGTGAAGCGGCTGTGCCAGACGAACCGGATCATCACGGTGAACGGGCAGTTCCCGGGGCCGACCATCGAGGTGCACAACGGCGACACGCTGGCGATCAGGGCGGTGAACATGGCGCAGTACAACGTGACCCTCCACTGGCACGGCCTCCGGCAGCTGCGGAACGGGTGGGCGGACGGGCCGGAGTTCGTGACGCAGTGCCCCATCCGCCCGGGGTCCAGCTACACGTACCGCTACACCATCCAGGAGCAGGAGGGCACCCTGTGGTGGCACGCGCACAGCTCCTGGCTCCGCGCCACCGTGCACGGCGCGCTCATCATCCTCCCCAAGCGCGGCATGCCCTACCCCTTCCCCAAGCCCGACAAGGAGTTCCCAGTCGTCCTGG CGGAGTGGTGGAGGAGGGACCCGATCGCGGTGCTCAGGCAGTCCATGGTCACCGGTGCGCCGCCCAACGTCTCTGACACCATCCTCATCAACGGCCAGCCCGGGGATTTCCTTCCGTGCTCCAGCCAAG AGACGAGCATCATTCCGGTGGTCGCTGGCGAGACGAACCTGCTGCGCATCATCAACGCGGCCATGAACTCGGAGCTCTTCGTCTCCCTCGCCGGCCACAAGATGACGGtggtcgccgccgacgccgtgtACACCAAGCCCTTCGAGACCACCGTCGTGCTCCTTGGTCCCGGACAGACCACCGACGTCCTCGTCACCGCCCACGCCGCCCCTGGCCGCTACTACCTCGGCGCCCGCGTCTACGCCTCTGCGCAGAACGTCCCCTTCGACaacaccaccgccaccgccgtctTCCAGTACAAGAACGCGGCCGGCTGCCCGCCCACAGGGGCAGGCGCTGGCCTTGGAGGCCACACCGGCCTAGGCCGTCCCCGATCCTCTGGCAATCCCGGCCGCGCAGGGCCGGCGCCAATGTTCCCAATGCTGCCAGCGAACAACGACACGAACACGGCGACCGGGTTCTCGAACCTCATCCGGAGCCCGAGGCCGGTGAAGGTGCCTGGACCGGTGACACAGGAGGTGTTCACCACGATTGGCTTCGGTCTGTTCAACTGCCAGCCGGGCCCGTTCTGCCAGGGCCCCAACAACACCCGGTTCGGCGCGAGCATGAACAACGTGTCCTTCCAGCTCCCCAACACCGTCTCCCTGCTCCAGGCGCACTACCACCGCATCCCCGGCGTCTTCACCGAGGACTTCCCGGCTCGCCCGCCGGTGGTCTTCGACTACACCTCGCAGAACGTCCCCCGCGCGCTGTGGCAGCCCGTGAAGGGCACGCGGCTGTACCGCGTCAAGTACGGCGCCGTGGTGCAGATGGTGTTCCAGGACACGGGCATCTTCGCCGCGGAGGAGCACCCCATGCACATCCACGGCTACCACTTCTACGTGCTCGCCACCGGGTTCGGCAACTACAACCCCAGGCGGGACGAGGCCAAGTTCAACATGGTCGACCCGCCCAGCCGGAACACCATCGGCGTGCCTGTCGGCGGGTGGGCCGTGGTGCGCTTCCTGGCAGACAACCCGGGCGTGTGGCTCGTGCACTGCCACATCGACGCGCATCTCACCGGCGGGCTcgccatggcgttggtggtggAGGACGGCAAGACCGAGCTCCAGACCACGATGCCGCCGCCGCTCGACCTGCCCGTCTGCGGCCCGTAG